From the genome of Bos indicus isolate NIAB-ARS_2022 breed Sahiwal x Tharparkar chromosome 2, NIAB-ARS_B.indTharparkar_mat_pri_1.0, whole genome shotgun sequence:
ctcaagagccaggtcaggtggtctggtattcccatttctttcagaattttccacagcttgttgtgatccacagagtcaaaggctttggcatagtcaataaagcagatgtttttctggaactttctcgtTTTTTCGAAGATCCGACAGATGTTttctatttgatctctggttcctctgccttttctaaatccagcttgaacatgtggaagttcacagttcacgaactgttgaagcctggcttggagaattttcagcattactttgctagcgtgtgagataagtgcaaatgtgcggtagtttgagcattctttagcattgcctttctttgggattggcatgaaaactgatttttttccagtcctgtggcccctgctgagttttccaaatttgctggcatattgagtgctgcacttccACAGCCCTCAAATCAAGGGCGACCCCaagtggggaaggaaggaaaatgcaaACCTGTAGCCGGTCCCAAATCGCTAGTCAGCTCTGCGGAAAGGCTTTTAACCAGAGGGAGCAGGGGCACCTGTTTACTAGTATGTGGCTTAGCCTGAAACCTCTTAATGTATGACTCTGACCTTAAGAAGGCGCTTCAGGGAAACCCCAAAAACAAGATTGCCTCTCCCGATGCGCACTAGTTCTCTAGGAATCTGAGGAGAAGCTTTTCACTGCCAATCGTGTATTCCTGATTACAACCTCCCACCGTAGTCTTTTTATTTCGTTTTTCGCcagtttcaaaaaaataaaagagagaacttTACTATCGAACCCTGAGGAAACTGGCTGTAAATATGAGGACTTGGAAAGGAGATGCGATGCAAAAGTACAGTGTTGCCTTAGGGACTGAGAACCGTCCGTGAAAGCGCGGGGTACCACAGGGGTGCAGCCAGCAGCCAACAGACACAAATTCCAAGGGTTGGGCTCGCCGCAGGGGGAAGGGGCGGTGCTACGCTTCACCCCGCCCCTGGCCCTTTGTGACGTAGGACAATGCTCGCCTGCCACGCGTCGGAAATGGGCTACAGCTGCTACCACCCGCCTGCAACTGACACGCTTGCGGGAACGCAGTTATCATCTGGGGGGTGAATCCAGGAATCATGCATTTCTTATTCAGATTAATCCTTTTCTTTTATGTGTGGGGCATTTTTACTGCTCAGggacaaaaggcagaggagaccACAGAGGAAGTGAAAATAGAAGTTTTGCATCGTCCAGAAAATTGTTCTAAGACAAGCAAAAAGGGAGACCTGCTAAATGCCCATTACAACGGCTTCTTGGCTAAAGACGGCTCGAAATTCTACTGCAGGTAGGATATGATGAGAACAGCTCCGAGTCCAGTTGATGCACTAAATCTAACCTccctccaccaaccagaagccTAATTTACTGGGTTGTTTGAGGTTGATTTTGAACAGTAAGAGTTCAGCCTTTCTGAACTTTCTAGGAGGAAAATAGGATTTGACACAGTATT
Proteins encoded in this window:
- the FKBP7 gene encoding peptidyl-prolyl cis-trans isomerase FKBP7 isoform X3, which encodes MHFLFRLILFFYVWGIFTAQGQKAEETTEEVKIEVLHRPENCSKTSKKGDLLNAHYNGFLAKDGSKFYCSRTQNEGHPKWFVLGVGQVIKGLDIGMMDMCPGEKRKLIIPPSFAYGKEGYDKSLPEKGI